CCGCCGACGTTCACGAGGGGCGTGTTTGAGCCAGGCGTGTACTCGCGCTGAATGAGTCCGATGAGGTCAGGAGCGATGGCCTCGTAGAACCAACGGTCCGGGACGTATTCGCCGAAAGGCACGGGGTTGGCTTTGTCGTGGATCTGCTGCGGTCCGGCGCTCGTCCACAGGATCGACGTATTGAAAGTATCGTCGCCGCGCACGGTCGCCGCATTCACCAACACCGGAGCGCCGGCGTCTGCTACGAGTCGGTCAAGCCGGTCGGTGACGTCTGCATCCTGGAAAGGATCCGCGTCGACTGCGCCTTCTGGCCAGACGAGAAGATCCATCCCCCGACCGAGGAGAGGAGCTGTCGCCCCTTCCTGAGCCCGCATGATGTCGCCGGGTGCTTTGGTGTCGAAGTAGCCGCTTGGTCCGTTTCCTTGCACCCATCCGACACGTATGGCACCTGCCTGCGTAGTGGGGAACAGGGGGGCGAGCGCGGTGGCAGTGAGAGCGAGAACTGCGACTGCTCCCGGTCGCCGTCGTCGATGAGCGAGTGCGTCCAAGCTGCTCGCGCAGATGAGGACCGTCAGGAAGGAGAGCCCGGTAGTTCCCACCCAGGAGGCGGCTTCCGCGAACGGGCTTTGAGTAAGGGTGAATCCGATCCGCGCCCAGGGGAACCCCGTGTAAGGGAAAGTTCCCATCACGGTTTCGCGCAGCACCCACACGCCTGCGATGAGCGCAGGCGTGATCATGGAATATCCGCACCGCGAGCGGCTGGTCATCACCCTATATGCGAGCGCAATCAGCATCCCACCGGCACCAAAGAGCAGCGATTCCAGTCCGGCCAACGCCACCCAGGGGATGGGGCCGAGAAATCGTGAGACCCAGACGAGGTGGGTGAAATAGAACGCGGCCCCGTAGACGAGGGCAACCAAGAACGCCGCGGGTAGCGAACGCCCGCGCAGTGTCCACAGGCCGATCGTCACACTCGCAAAGGCCACGGGCCACCAGCCGAGCTCCGGGTACGCAAGATCCAGCGCGGCGCCGGCGATAGCGGACGCGACTATCGCAACGGGCAACGGTACTGCCGTCGACATGGTGCGTGGATCGAACCCGATGTGACGACTACACCTCCTGCGGGAGGCGATTGGGCGCCTCACGACTGCATCAACGTTGAGGGTCATCAGAGTTCAGTTTGCTGAGGTAGGAGTTATACGCGTCGAGCTCTGAGTTCCCATGCAGATCGACGTACCGGTCTGCAGCAGCAGCAGCGGCCGTGTCGCTGCGGAACCAGCGGTGCATCACGTACACCAGCATCAGCACCGTGGGCGCTTCGCCATACGACCAAGCCAGCGCGCCGGCAAGCTGTTGATCTTCGAGGGGGTCGACGCCCAGGGCCTCCGTGGGTGCGACGAACGAACCGACCAGGATCGTGCTGGCCATCATGAGAAACACTCCGAAAAACGCGTGGAGTGCGGCTTCGGCGAACACATCGAGTGCCCGCGCTCCGTGACCCAACCTCACCGGGAGTGGATCCGAAGACAGGATCGGAATGGTGAACAGCACGCCGGCGAGGAGGAACGCCAACTCGAGCATGACGTGGCCGGCAGGCAGGGCGAGGATGACGTCCGCCGAGCCCGCGAGGTAGAGGCCGTAGAAGGCGAACAGGTAGAGGGGAACCGTGCACCACGGGCTGAGCAACCACCTGGCGGCGCGACTCCGAAGACCGGTATGCGCTGCCGTGAGGATCATCCGGCCGGCTCCACGGTGCGGTGTCGCTCGGAGGAGAAGAGTGCCCGGCGAGCCCAGAACCAGCAACGGCGGCACCGTCATCATCAGGGTCAGCTGCTGGAACATGAACACAGAGACAAGGACTTCTCCGTACGCCTCTACCCCAAGGCCAGTGACTGCCGCCAGGAGAACACATCCGAGAAGAAAGCTGACGGTCCGCCAGACGGACCAGCGCCGACCATGCATCCATAGGCGGACCGCTCCGACGAGATAGAGGGCCGCAAGGACTCCGGCGATGACGGGCAACACAGGAATGGTCAGATCCGCCGGCGCGAGCAAGGACTGCAGCGTTGGCGGAGTGTCGGGGATCGCGCCGCTCACAAGCATGGTGTTGACGCGAGGTTCCCGCAGATCATTTCCGGATCACCTTGATCGTCGCCCCCGCCGCCAGGAAGACCACAGCGGCGACGGGCTGAGCTATCTCCCACACGACACCGGAGAAGGGGAAGGGCATCACCGGATTCCAGAGCACAGCCACCGCGACGAAGATCGGTACCCACCACCAATGACGGGCCTGCACGGCGAACCATGCGATGATCAGCCCGAAAATCGACGCAACAAACAGGACGAGTGGCGCCCAGCCCGCCTGGACGAGCAAAGGCGCGAGAAACAGGATGGCGGCAGCGACGAGGCTGGGGGCGAGAGCATTGCGCTGATAGGTGGAGGGAACACGTTGTTTGGGGCTCATGGGCGGGCCATCTCTTCGGCTGGTGCGGGATCTGTGGATTCGGGGCGAGAAGGCGAGGAGTGTCGGCGACTGGCGCGCAGACCCGCGATCACAAGGAACACGGCGCCGATACCCAGGGCGACATCGGCCAGATTTCCGATGAAGAGGTTTCCGTAGGCGAGGAAGTCGGTGACGTGTCCGATTCCGAACGACGGGGGAGAGAAGAGGCGATCGATGAGGTTGCCGATCGCGCCTCCCACGATGAAACCGAAGCCGACTGCTGACCATGCGTTTTGGGTTCGCGTAGCGGCTCCCACGAGCAGAGTGGTCGCGATGACGCCGACGACAGTGATGACCCAGGTCGCATCTTCGCCCAACGAGAAGATCGCCCCCGGGTTGAACGCCAATTGAAGACCGAGCCAATCGCCGACCAGGGGTATGCGCTGATCCTGGCTCAATGAGCTCAGAGCGAGGGCCTTGGTTCCCTGATCGACCAAAGTGACGATCGCGGCGATGATCAACACCACGGCGAACCTTCGTGCCCGGTCACGCATCGTGACCCCCCTCCCCAGCCGCCGTATCTCTAGAAGCCTGGGCACGGTCTTGCTGGTGGCGCCGGCGTCCGGCCAGAATCACTCCGACGACGCCGAACCCGAGAATCACTGCCAGGCCGCCGACGAAGAACACGGGCAGCATCTCGGACTCTGCTCCGCCTGATGGTGTGCCACCGTATGTCTGCCTGGCAGGAGCGGGCTCTGGCTCCTCCGTAGTGTTGTCGGATTCTTCCGGGCTGGGACTGGGATTGGGGCTCGGCGTTGCGGGTGGCGCGGTTTTCGTACTCGGTCCGGGCTGTCCGACGGTGTACGAGAACTGCCCGCTGATCGGATGCCCGTCCCCAGAGACTGTCTTCCAGCGCACTGTGAACAGACCATCGGCGGCTTCCGGGGAGAGATGCTGAGTGATCGATTGACCGCTCACCGTCGGCGAATCGACAGCAACGTCTTCTCCGCCTTCATCAAGGACCTCGATGATCGTCGTGCCGGCCTCGTTGTTGAGGGTTCCCGTGAACATCAGTGAGATCTCATCAGGCGAGCCGCTGATGGTCGAGTCGGCAACGGGGTACGACGAGTCGAAGTTGTCGTCAGCGACAGCGACCGTCGGGGTGGCGACGACGACTGCTCCTGACAACAGCACGGCGGATAAGACAATGGCGGTGCGTCTGGGGAGGTTCTTATGCATGGGTGTCGTGCTCTCCGGGATGCGATTCGGGTTCGATCTGGAAAGTGGAGTGCTCGATGCTGACGGCGAAGTGCTCGCTGACGCACTCCTGAAGAGTTGTCAGCAACGCCGCGGAGGTCTCCATGGTGACGGTGTCGTCGACCACGACGTGGGCACTGAGGGTGGGGAGGTCCGTTGAGACCTGAGTCGCGTGCAGATCATGCACCGCGACCACGTGCGGAAGGGCAAGGATGTGGCGGCGGACATCGTCCAGATCGAGACCCGGGGGTGTCGATTCCAACAGCACACGTCCGGATGCTCGCAACAGGATGAGCGTGCGAGGGATGATGAGCAGGGCGATCAAGATACCGGCGACGGCATCGGCCTGATACCAGCCGAAAGCGGCGATGAGGATCGCGCTGGCGATCACGCCTACGGAGCCGAGGGCGTCGTTGACGACCTCGAGGAATGCGGCGCGCATGTTGAGATTGCGTCCGCGGCCGCTGAACAGGACGAGCATGGATGCGATGTTGGCGACCAGGCCGACGATACCGAAGAACAGCAGGCTTCCTGACGCGATCTCTGGGGGTTCGAAGAGCCGCCGTATACCTTCGACGAGCGCGAAGATGCCGACCCCGAGGAGCAGCGCTGCTTGGGCGAGTGCTCCGAGAACCTCGGTCCTTTGCAGGCCAAAGGTGTACTTGGGGGTGGGAGGGCGATTCATGAGATGCGCCGCGGTGACGGCCATAGCCAACCCGGTGACATCGGTGAGCATGTGCGCCGCATCGACGAGTAGTGCGAGGCTGCCGGTGATGATCGCCCCGATCACCTCGATGACGAAGACCGAGGAGGTGATCGCGAAAGCGATGATCAGACGATTGCGGGGAGTGGCGTCACCCACTCCGTGCGAGTGCCCTGCTTCTGTCATGGTGATCCTTTCAGGGGCGGTCGATGATGTTGGGGGCGACGATGGCAGCATCACTCCATGCCCCCGGAATCGTGTCTGCGCCGGTTCGGGAGTACTTCGGGATGCCGACCGTGAACAGTCCGGGAATATGCGTGTTGGCTTGTGTCCGAGCACCGGTGGGTTCCGGGGCGGGTAGCCACTTGTCGCCGGGTTCGTAGCCGGTAGCGAGGATCATGGAGTGCGGCTGCATCGTCGACTCATCGGCAAATGTCACGACGGCTCCGTCGGCCTCCACGACGGGGGGCGCGTGGCTCACGCCGGCCAGAGCGGTGGGCGCGGGGCCGGAACGAATCGAGTGGTTGCGGCGCAGCCTCGGCCAGATGGACCATCGCGCTGACGGCCGCGGTCGTTCTGTTCGGGTGGATAGAGTGACATCTCGCGAGTGAGCGAGTTCTTCGGCGATCTGTACGCCGCTGAACCCTCCGCCGACCACCAACACGGTCCCCGAAGGGATCTGGCCCGGGTGTAGGTACTGACTGGAATGTAGAACCGTTCCGGGTGCCGACAGATTCTGGCGCCAGGTAGGGACTCGGGGCACTGCCGCAGATCCTGTGGCACAGACAACGTTTCGCGTTTGCACGTCCCCG
This genomic stretch from Microbacterium sp. Nx66 harbors:
- the lnt gene encoding apolipoprotein N-acyltransferase is translated as MSTAVPLPVAIVASAIAGAALDLAYPELGWWPVAFASVTIGLWTLRGRSLPAAFLVALVYGAAFYFTHLVWVSRFLGPIPWVALAGLESLLFGAGGMLIALAYRVMTSRSRCGYSMITPALIAGVWVLRETVMGTFPYTGFPWARIGFTLTQSPFAEAASWVGTTGLSFLTVLICASSLDALAHRRRRPGAVAVLALTATALAPLFPTTQAGAIRVGWVQGNGPSGYFDTKAPGDIMRAQEGATAPLLGRGMDLLVWPEGAVDADPFQDADVTDRLDRLVADAGAPVLVNAATVRGDDTFNTSILWTSAGPQQIHDKANPVPFGEYVPDRWFYEAIAPDLIGLIQREYTPGSNTPLVNVGGVPVGLAICFDVIYDNVIEDSAAKGAQLYVFQTNNADFRGTDENLQQLAIARMRAIETGRSIVNVSTTGTSQVIRPDGTPLAELAVNTQGANVTEVPLYTGTTPAVVLMPWIGWALSMGTVLMLLVTTATRQQRAGEDFRFHEGNTL
- a CDS encoding cytochrome c oxidase assembly protein, with protein sequence MLVSGAIPDTPPTLQSLLAPADLTIPVLPVIAGVLAALYLVGAVRLWMHGRRWSVWRTVSFLLGCVLLAAVTGLGVEAYGEVLVSVFMFQQLTLMMTVPPLLVLGSPGTLLLRATPHRGAGRMILTAAHTGLRSRAARWLLSPWCTVPLYLFAFYGLYLAGSADVILALPAGHVMLELAFLLAGVLFTIPILSSDPLPVRLGHGARALDVFAEAALHAFFGVFLMMASTILVGSFVAPTEALGVDPLEDQQLAGALAWSYGEAPTVLMLVYVMHRWFRSDTAAAAAADRYVDLHGNSELDAYNSYLSKLNSDDPQR
- a CDS encoding DUF6804 family protein; its protein translation is MSPKQRVPSTYQRNALAPSLVAAAILFLAPLLVQAGWAPLVLFVASIFGLIIAWFAVQARHWWWVPIFVAVAVLWNPVMPFPFSGVVWEIAQPVAAVVFLAAGATIKVIRK
- a CDS encoding signal peptidase II, with the translated sequence MVLIIAAIVTLVDQGTKALALSSLSQDQRIPLVGDWLGLQLAFNPGAIFSLGEDATWVITVVGVIATTLLVGAATRTQNAWSAVGFGFIVGGAIGNLIDRLFSPPSFGIGHVTDFLAYGNLFIGNLADVALGIGAVFLVIAGLRASRRHSSPSRPESTDPAPAEEMARP
- a CDS encoding copper resistance CopC family protein codes for the protein MHKNLPRRTAIVLSAVLLSGAVVVATPTVAVADDNFDSSYPVADSTISGSPDEISLMFTGTLNNEAGTTIIEVLDEGGEDVAVDSPTVSGQSITQHLSPEAADGLFTVRWKTVSGDGHPISGQFSYTVGQPGPSTKTAPPATPSPNPSPSPEESDNTTEEPEPAPARQTYGGTPSGGAESEMLPVFFVGGLAVILGFGVVGVILAGRRRHQQDRAQASRDTAAGEGGHDA
- a CDS encoding cation diffusion facilitator family transporter; this translates as MTEAGHSHGVGDATPRNRLIIAFAITSSVFVIEVIGAIITGSLALLVDAAHMLTDVTGLAMAVTAAHLMNRPPTPKYTFGLQRTEVLGALAQAALLLGVGIFALVEGIRRLFEPPEIASGSLLFFGIVGLVANIASMLVLFSGRGRNLNMRAAFLEVVNDALGSVGVIASAILIAAFGWYQADAVAGILIALLIIPRTLILLRASGRVLLESTPPGLDLDDVRRHILALPHVVAVHDLHATQVSTDLPTLSAHVVVDDTVTMETSAALLTTLQECVSEHFAVSIEHSTFQIEPESHPGEHDTHA
- a CDS encoding flavin-containing monooxygenase → MVRSLSHRRAIIVGAGQSGLAMASALSSYGLEAQKDFVIIDSAPTGQRSWATRWHSMRLLSDARNSTLPGFPFPGDNRRHPGGREMSDYLASVEKTLGVKPLWGVRALEVERRGDGSTLHLSTSIGDVQTRNVVCATGSAAVPRVPTWRQNLSAPGTVLHSSQYLHPGQIPSGTVLVVGGGFSGVQIAEELAHSRDVTLSTRTERPRPSARWSIWPRLRRNHSIRSGPAPTALAGVSHAPPVVEADGAVVTFADESTMQPHSMILATGYEPGDKWLPAPEPTGARTQANTHIPGLFTVGIPKYSRTGADTIPGAWSDAAIVAPNIIDRP